Proteins co-encoded in one Pocillopora verrucosa isolate sample1 chromosome 1, ASM3666991v2, whole genome shotgun sequence genomic window:
- the LOC131773449 gene encoding uncharacterized protein, protein MADGEVSSTLTSKRFRWETDTVRQLIDCLLEYKSKMAYRNLDFDADKQIQYQELRVDMAKLHEDDESIFGPVAAFKLPDDFKTRSKEEQAKAKHRVKESKDMITKGQKRVMEKVKEIRQSFSKAVVSGSRSGSGKLVYEFYDKLITLWGGSAGTEPLSYGVGGDDFLEDNEVVQCHNPEDDSLSLDLETAGTSAGSSDLGPGDDGGSASGDVAPGNKRKANCVPKLIDNKRKHLEKKLSAAQRDGLLIKEAKEDAQFRKDLAEAMRESTASFSHSIESVSKAMTDLGAGVCRSIEMLSQALQQPYAVRAPVNQNLFYQNPMQVAPQAAEGVYAQLFSQHGSQQDPGSSGSFYYQP, encoded by the coding sequence ATGGCGGATGGCGAAGTGTCTTCCACCTTGACTTCGAAGAGATTCCGTTGGGAAACAGACACGGTAAGGCAGTTGATCGACTGTTTACTTGAATACAAATCAAAAATGGCCTATAGAAACCTTGATTTCGACGCCGATAAACAAATTCAGTACCAAGAACTGCGAGTGGACATGGCGAAGCTTCATGAGGACGATGAATCTATATTTGGTCCTGTGGCTGCTTTCAAGTTACCGGATGATTTCAAAACCCGTTCAAAGGAAGAGCAGGCCAAAGCAAAGCATCGTGTAAAAGAGTCAAAAGATATGATAACGAAAGGACAGAAGAGAGTGATGGAAAAGGTGAAGGAAATCAGACAGAGTTTCTCTAAAGCTGTAGTTTCTGGAAGTAGGAGTGGCAGTGGAAAACTTGTTTACGAATTTTACGACAAACTGATAACATTGTGGGGTGGTTCTGCCGGAACAGAGCCCCTTTCTTATGGTGTAGGAGGAGATGATTTTCTGGAAGACAATGAAGTTGTCCAATGTCACAATCCAGAAGATGACAGCTTAAGTTTGGATTTGGAAACTGCAGGTACTTCAGCTGGTTCAAGTGATCTAGGCCCTGGAGATGATGGGGGTAGTGCAAGTGGCGATGTGGCACCTGGTAACAAACGCAAAGCTAACTGTGTACCAAAGCTAAtcgacaacaaaagaaagcatttggaaaaaaagctTTCTGCTGCCCAGAGGGATGGGTTGCTTATTAAAGAAGCTAAGGAAGATGCCCAATTTCGAAAGGACCTTGCTGAGGCAATGCGGGAGTCTACAGCAAGTTTTTCTCATAGTATTGAAAGTGTTAGTAAAGCTATGACTGATCTAGGTGCAGGAGTTTGTCGATCAATCGAGATGCTATCACAAGCATTGCAACAACCTTATGCAGTACGTGCACCTGTAAATCAGAATTTGTTCTATCAAAACCCAATGCAAGTTGCACCTCAGGCTGCTGAGGGTGTTTATGCCCAGCTGTTTAGCCAACATGGTAGCCAGCAAGATCCAGGAAGCAGTGGAAGCTTTTATTATCAACCATAG
- the LOC131786817 gene encoding uncharacterized protein isoform X2, with protein sequence MHSCPYCTSFLGRSFKKLLHHIKFIHSHEPNFSITCRQCGQSFRKFNSFKSHIQREEKKNALLNFANVSEQGDEDVEDENSDEEGGEDNDSNEDTNYVDDVTRFLALFILKTKEENQLSQQTINAILDNTGDLVDSSLVEMKNKVVACLQSSGIEIADVEGLSGVLDEPSIYSQAKQRLQNEYQQMKYFVENFNFVEPQEVILNQYAEYRYLQGKQKLCLVKETFHYISILKTLQSLLNQADVLCEVMNGHSSNDGILRDYCDSEQYKMHALFGQPGNALLLHCYYDDFQVTNPLGSKTKKHKIGAFYFNLGNLSPEYRSVINSIQLIALCRVPLIKKYGMNRILQPFMQDLHQLEADRGVTFWIDEQERTFSGSIGPYSSDNLGAHSLGGFQESFSGLRICRICMATREDTNTKFTEADFQIRTRAIHDRHCRLVENDANLEATYGVKTRSVLNQSRYFHITDGLVLDVMHDQLEGVLPLEVKILLQKYIQEENYFTLEIVNDRLERLWYPQSDASNKPSPIKPQSLANNSMRISQSARMWCLARMFPILIGDLIPQNDEHWENFLRLLKIEEIVFAPKATPQLAAYLGVLIEEYLEDYVNLNDRLPIPKQHYMVHYPNQIIKNGPLVRNWAMRFEAKHNYFKKLVDNINNFKNITYSLAMRHQALQTYRMQSSQGNYLRVSLEIGPAVGRVTTVQEAGVEDELQEADPQTKGDSSLTRTSWVKVYGTKYVKGDVIVIDYHHGFPILGKIQKVLVVERHIVWFQYLKINVTEFVCHLNAFKVQQLNEIRYIKQSELLDYYPLGLVKGFGCYANQVFVTLKYRLDLMQ encoded by the exons ATGCATAGTTGTCCATACTGTACTAGTTTTCTTGGTAGAAGCTTCAAAAAGTTATTACATCATATCAAATTTATTCACAGTCATGAACCAAACTTTAGCATCACATGCAGACAATGCGGCCAGTCATTTCGAAAATTCAATTCGTTCAAATCCCATATCCagagagaagagaagaagaatGCACTGTTAAATTTTGCGAACGTAAGTGAGCAAGGCGATGAAGACGTAGAAGATGAAAACTCTGATGAAGAAGGTGGAGAAGACAACGATTCAAATGAAGACACAAACTACGTCGACGATGTGACAAGATTCTTGGcactgtttattttaaaaaccaaagaagaaaatcaacTAAGCCAACAGACAATCAATGCTATTCTTGACAATACAGGAGACCTAGTGGACAGTAGCTTAgtggaaatgaaaaacaaagtggtGGCATGCCTTCAAAGCAGTGGAATAGAAATTGCTGATGTTGAGGGCCTATCTGGAGTACTTGATGAGCCAAGTATCTACTCCCAAGCAAAACAACGTTTGCAGAATGAATACCAACAGATGAAGTACTttgttgagaattttaactttgtg GAGCCACAGGAAGTCATCCTCAATCAATATGCTGAATATCGCTATCTGCAAGGCAAGCAAAAACTCTGCCTGGTCAAGGAAACATTTCATTACATCTCGATACTGAAAACCCTACAATCTTTGCTCAATCAGGCAGATGTTTTATGTGAG GTTATGAATGGTCATTCCTCAAATGATGGAATTCTAAGAGACTATTGTGATAGTGAACAGTACAAAATGCATGCTCTTTTTGGACAACCTGGTAATGCACTACTTCTTCATTGTTACTATGATGATTTTCAAGTAACAAACCCGCTTggatcaaagacaaaaaaacataaaatag GAGCCTTTTACTTCAATCTGGGAAATCTTAGTCCAGAATACCGTtctgttatcaactcaattcAGCTAATTGCTTTGTGCCGAGTACCGCTCATAAAAAAGTATGGAATGAATAGGATACTGCAGCCATTCATGCAAGACCTGCATCAACTAGAGGCA GATAGAGGTGTAACATTTTGGATAGATGAACAAGAAAGAACATTCAGTGGTTCCATTGGACCTTATTCAAGTGACAATCTTGGGGCACATTCTCTTGGTGGTTTTCAGGAGAGCTTTTCTGGTCTAAGGATTTGTAGAATTTGTATGGCAACTAGAGAAGACACTAACACAaag TTTACAGAAGCAGATTTTCAAATTAGAACAAGAGCAATCCATGACAGACATTGCCGGCTTGTAGAAAATGATGCAAATCTAGAAGCAACTTATGGGGTAAAAACAAGAAGTGTTCTCAACCAGTCCCGTTACTTCCACATTACTGATGGACTTGTTCTTGATGTCATGCATGACCAACTTGAGGGAGTGCTGCCCCTAGAAGTCAAGATTCTGTTACAGAAGTACATTCAAgaggaaaattatttcacacTTGAAATTGTGAATGACAGATTAGAAAGATTGTGGTATCCTCAATCTGATGCTAGCAATAAACCAAGTCCTATAAAGCCGCAGTCATTGGCAAACAATTCAATGAGGATTTCACAGTCAG CTCGGATGTGGTGCCTGGCAAGAATGTTTCCTATACTTATAGGAGACTTGATTCCACAAAATGATGAGCACTGGGAAAACTTTTTGCGACTactgaaaattgaagaaattgtttttgcTCCTAAAGCAACACCACAGCTGGCTGCATATCTTGGAGTTCTCATAGAGGAGTACCTAGAGGACTATGTCAACCTCAATGACCGGCTTCCAATCCCAAAACAGCATTACATGGTGCATTACCCAAATCAAATTATCAA AAATGGTCCCCTAGTAAGAAACTGGGCCATGAGGTTCGAGGCCAAACATAACTACTTTAAAAAGCTGGTAGACAACatcaacaatttcaaaaatatCACCTATTCCTTGGCTATGAGGCATCAAGCCCTTCAGACTTATCGAATGCAAAGTTCACAAGGCAACTATTTGAGAGTGTCTTTGGAAATTGGACCTG CTGTTGGAAGGGTAACAACTGTTCAAGAAGCAGGAGTAGAAGATGAGCTGCAAGAGGCAGACCCCCAAACTAAAGGCGACAGTTCACTGACACGCACATCCTGGGTTAAAGTTTATGGAACCAAATACGTAAAGGGCGATGTTATTGTAATTGACTACCACCATGGCTTTCCAATTTTGGGAAAGATCCAAAAGGTTTTGGTTGTTGAGAGACACATAGTTTGGTTTCAGTAccttaaaataaatgttactgAATTTGTCTGTCATTTAAATGCTTTTAAAGTTCAGCAACTGAACGAAATAAGATATATTAAGCAATCTGAGCTTCTAGATTATTACCCCCTTGGTCTCGTTAAGGGATTTGGTTGCTATGCCAACCAAGTCTTCGTGACATTGAAATACAGATTGGATCTTATGCAGTAA
- the LOC131786817 gene encoding uncharacterized protein isoform X1 — protein MHSCPYCTSFLGRSFKKLLHHIKFIHSHEPNFSITCRQCGQSFRKFNSFKSHIQREEKKNALLNFANVSEQGDEDVEDENSDEEGGEDNDSNEDTNYVDDVTRFLALFILKTKEENQLSQQTINAILDNTGDLVDSSLVEMKNKVVACLQSSGIEIADVEGLSGVLDEPSIYSQAKQRLQNEYQQMKYFVENFNFVEPQEVILNQYAEYRYLQGKQKLCLVKETFHYISILKTLQSLLNQADVLCEVMNGHSSNDGILRDYCDSEQYKMHALFGQPGNALLLHCYYDDFQVTNPLGSKTKKHKIGAFYFNLGNLSPEYRSVINSIQLIALCRVPLIKKYGMNRILQPFMQDLHQLEADRGVTFWIDEQERTFSGSIGPYSSDNLGAHSLGGFQESFSGLRICRICMATREDTNTKFTEADFQIRTRAIHDRHCRLVENDANLEATYGVKTRSVLNQSRYFHITDGLVLDVMHDQLEGVLPLEVKILLQKYIQEENYFTLEIVNDRLERLWYPQSDASNKPSPIKPQSLANNSMRISQSAARMWCLARMFPILIGDLIPQNDEHWENFLRLLKIEEIVFAPKATPQLAAYLGVLIEEYLEDYVNLNDRLPIPKQHYMVHYPNQIIKNGPLVRNWAMRFEAKHNYFKKLVDNINNFKNITYSLAMRHQALQTYRMQSSQGNYLRVSLEIGPAVGRVTTVQEAGVEDELQEADPQTKGDSSLTRTSWVKVYGTKYVKGDVIVIDYHHGFPILGKIQKVLVVERHIVWFQYLKINVTEFVCHLNAFKVQQLNEIRYIKQSELLDYYPLGLVKGFGCYANQVFVTLKYRLDLMQ, from the exons ATGCATAGTTGTCCATACTGTACTAGTTTTCTTGGTAGAAGCTTCAAAAAGTTATTACATCATATCAAATTTATTCACAGTCATGAACCAAACTTTAGCATCACATGCAGACAATGCGGCCAGTCATTTCGAAAATTCAATTCGTTCAAATCCCATATCCagagagaagagaagaagaatGCACTGTTAAATTTTGCGAACGTAAGTGAGCAAGGCGATGAAGACGTAGAAGATGAAAACTCTGATGAAGAAGGTGGAGAAGACAACGATTCAAATGAAGACACAAACTACGTCGACGATGTGACAAGATTCTTGGcactgtttattttaaaaaccaaagaagaaaatcaacTAAGCCAACAGACAATCAATGCTATTCTTGACAATACAGGAGACCTAGTGGACAGTAGCTTAgtggaaatgaaaaacaaagtggtGGCATGCCTTCAAAGCAGTGGAATAGAAATTGCTGATGTTGAGGGCCTATCTGGAGTACTTGATGAGCCAAGTATCTACTCCCAAGCAAAACAACGTTTGCAGAATGAATACCAACAGATGAAGTACTttgttgagaattttaactttgtg GAGCCACAGGAAGTCATCCTCAATCAATATGCTGAATATCGCTATCTGCAAGGCAAGCAAAAACTCTGCCTGGTCAAGGAAACATTTCATTACATCTCGATACTGAAAACCCTACAATCTTTGCTCAATCAGGCAGATGTTTTATGTGAG GTTATGAATGGTCATTCCTCAAATGATGGAATTCTAAGAGACTATTGTGATAGTGAACAGTACAAAATGCATGCTCTTTTTGGACAACCTGGTAATGCACTACTTCTTCATTGTTACTATGATGATTTTCAAGTAACAAACCCGCTTggatcaaagacaaaaaaacataaaatag GAGCCTTTTACTTCAATCTGGGAAATCTTAGTCCAGAATACCGTtctgttatcaactcaattcAGCTAATTGCTTTGTGCCGAGTACCGCTCATAAAAAAGTATGGAATGAATAGGATACTGCAGCCATTCATGCAAGACCTGCATCAACTAGAGGCA GATAGAGGTGTAACATTTTGGATAGATGAACAAGAAAGAACATTCAGTGGTTCCATTGGACCTTATTCAAGTGACAATCTTGGGGCACATTCTCTTGGTGGTTTTCAGGAGAGCTTTTCTGGTCTAAGGATTTGTAGAATTTGTATGGCAACTAGAGAAGACACTAACACAaag TTTACAGAAGCAGATTTTCAAATTAGAACAAGAGCAATCCATGACAGACATTGCCGGCTTGTAGAAAATGATGCAAATCTAGAAGCAACTTATGGGGTAAAAACAAGAAGTGTTCTCAACCAGTCCCGTTACTTCCACATTACTGATGGACTTGTTCTTGATGTCATGCATGACCAACTTGAGGGAGTGCTGCCCCTAGAAGTCAAGATTCTGTTACAGAAGTACATTCAAgaggaaaattatttcacacTTGAAATTGTGAATGACAGATTAGAAAGATTGTGGTATCCTCAATCTGATGCTAGCAATAAACCAAGTCCTATAAAGCCGCAGTCATTGGCAAACAATTCAATGAGGATTTCACAGTCAG CAGCTCGGATGTGGTGCCTGGCAAGAATGTTTCCTATACTTATAGGAGACTTGATTCCACAAAATGATGAGCACTGGGAAAACTTTTTGCGACTactgaaaattgaagaaattgtttttgcTCCTAAAGCAACACCACAGCTGGCTGCATATCTTGGAGTTCTCATAGAGGAGTACCTAGAGGACTATGTCAACCTCAATGACCGGCTTCCAATCCCAAAACAGCATTACATGGTGCATTACCCAAATCAAATTATCAA AAATGGTCCCCTAGTAAGAAACTGGGCCATGAGGTTCGAGGCCAAACATAACTACTTTAAAAAGCTGGTAGACAACatcaacaatttcaaaaatatCACCTATTCCTTGGCTATGAGGCATCAAGCCCTTCAGACTTATCGAATGCAAAGTTCACAAGGCAACTATTTGAGAGTGTCTTTGGAAATTGGACCTG CTGTTGGAAGGGTAACAACTGTTCAAGAAGCAGGAGTAGAAGATGAGCTGCAAGAGGCAGACCCCCAAACTAAAGGCGACAGTTCACTGACACGCACATCCTGGGTTAAAGTTTATGGAACCAAATACGTAAAGGGCGATGTTATTGTAATTGACTACCACCATGGCTTTCCAATTTTGGGAAAGATCCAAAAGGTTTTGGTTGTTGAGAGACACATAGTTTGGTTTCAGTAccttaaaataaatgttactgAATTTGTCTGTCATTTAAATGCTTTTAAAGTTCAGCAACTGAACGAAATAAGATATATTAAGCAATCTGAGCTTCTAGATTATTACCCCCTTGGTCTCGTTAAGGGATTTGGTTGCTATGCCAACCAAGTCTTCGTGACATTGAAATACAGATTGGATCTTATGCAGTAA
- the LOC131798302 gene encoding sterile alpha motif domain-containing protein 3-like, translating into MASFPKSVDEVKQWMIQNGFSSHASTFEENEIDGEAMQCLTENALVQLIPVVGPRMKFIKQLESLKKTSRPESIDVVEEGTPIANEEMEVQDRIPADTEVKARKRLEFDNKVSSPCPDDNIVLNAKMLWPRVLTLPTSFRLDVTRTLASKEKQNINKKFRREFIGSIYDHFARYTLYPTKHQLTSICELIVQKYPFLKDTSIGTGYDSWYASLYEKFRNERKSIKDDPEVILRKRKPKESSKECVKAKLRRGAINWEPPFPEGEDEVSLQRHKDFMKSEFEKRSPDWAKISKRMALTFPSRRRLMNDNMSIKEIKEHYPTLFKFEQILAEFERILGLNSSVVDSFRSNFQQVTDPIVKLGKTKNKSKSKEEIQTFLHLLEDDDNDMNEDESEPTIEEQAEVAMAVLPYLLLPKSGLISTDDFVHFVFEDEDIDEIVKISNKPFPRIVFKGQLSSPDAIYIIADQQVLCSSTNTTLLEATVCLMACYYVFLYDYPSGLNNFYLYLQKCILQLQDGKKLPSTVINFVNDIDAMSKI; encoded by the exons ATGGCAAGTTTCCCGAAGTCTGTGGACGAGGTTAAGCAGTGGATGATACAAAATGGGTTTTCGTCCCACGCTTCTACCTTTGAAG aGAACGAAATCGATGGCGAAGCAATGCAATGCTTAACGGAGAATGCGTTAGTGCAACTGATACCTGTGGTCGGCCCTAGAATGAAGTTTATCAAGCAACttgaatctttgaaaaaaacctCCAGGCCCGAGAGTATTGATGTAGTTGAAGAGGGTACCCCAATTGCCAATGAAGAAATGGAAGTACAAGACAGAATTCCAGCTGATACAGAAGTAAAAGCAAG AAAGAGGCTGGAATTTGATAACAAAGTTAGCAGTCCCTGCCCTGATGACAATATAGTGCTAAATGCAAAAATGCTTTGGCCAAGAGTGTTAACACTTCCAACCAGTTTCCGACTGGATGTTACTAGAACACTGGCAAGCAAGGAGAAGCAGAACATCAATAAGAAGTTTAGAAGAGAGTTCATAGGCTCAATATACGATCATTTTGCCCGCTACACTTT GTATCCCACCAAACATCAACTCACATCTATTTGTGAACTAATAGTCCAGAAATATCCCTTCCTGAAAGATACCTCAATTGGTACTGGATAT GATTCCTGGTACGCTAGTCTATACGAAAAGTTCCGTAATGAGAGAAAGTCTATTAAAGATGACCCGGAAGTAATCCTCAGGAAAAGAAAGCCCAAAGAGAGTTCCAAAGAGTGTGTGAAAGCTAAGCTTCGCAGAGGAGCCATAAACTGGGAGCCACCCTTTCCAGAGGGTGAGGATGAGGTGTCTCTACAACGACATAAAGATTTTATGAAgagtgaatttgaaaaaaggtctccaGATTGGGCAAAGATAAGCAAACGAATGGCACTGACTTTCCCCAGCAGACGGAGACTAATGAATGACAATATGAGcatcaaggaaataaaagaacacTACCCTACTCTATTTAAGTTTGAACAG ATACTGGCtgaatttgaaagaattttggGTCTAAATTCAAGTGTGGTGGATTCATTCAGGTCTAATTTTCAGCAAGTCACTGACCCGATTGTAAAActaggaaagacaaaaaataagagtaaatcaaaagaagaaatccAAACGTTCCTGCACCTCCTGgaggatgatgataatgacatgaaCGAAGATGAATCAGAACCAACAATTG AGGAACAAGCTGAAGTGGCCATGGCAGTACTGCCATACCTTCTTCTGCCAAAGTCTGGCCTTATTTCAACAGATGACTTTGTCCATTTCGTATTT gAAGATGAAGATATTGATGAGATCGTGAAGATTTCCAACAAGCCTTTTCCAAGAATTGTATTTAAAGGGCAGCTAAGTTCCCCCGACGCTATCTATATAATAGCAGATCAGCAAGTGCTATGCAGCTCAACAAACACCACTCTGTTGGAGGCCACAGTCTGTTTGATGGCATGTTACTATGTGTTCCTTTATGACTATCCAAGTGGCCTCAATAACTTCTATTTGTACTTGCAAAAGTGCATATTGCAACTTCAGGATGGGAAGAAGCTACCATCCACAgtaattaattttgtaaatgaCATTGATGCTATGTCAAAGATCTGA
- the LOC131781577 gene encoding hematopoietically-expressed homeobox protein hhex-like, whose amino-acid sequence MQHCEWNRSLNVFPPYNSSSFYIDDILSTGSQRPQASICTSTMCEVPKPPCLTPAFHLAPPRTYTNLSSPFTPYHSPRSFGFHAPTIPSVYEAYNDHSAWNLFLPKPQKKKGGQVRFSNEQTMELEKIFENQKYLSPPERKQLSKVLGLTERQVKTWFQNRRAKWRRFKQESQGEKSERLEAEETKAIEKTSS is encoded by the exons ATGCAACACTGCGAGTGGAATAGAAGTCTCAATGTTTTTCCTCCGTACAATTCATCGTCGTTCTACATTGATGACATTCTGAGCACGGGATCGCAGCGACCTCAAGCGTCTATCTGCACTTCAACAATGTGCGAGGTACCAAAACCACCCTGTCTCACCCCAGCGTTTCATCTGGCTCCGCCGCGAACTTACACCAACTTGAGCAGTCCATTCACGCCTTACCATTCCCCGAGGAGTTTCGGTTTCCACGCGCCGACAATACCCAGTGTCTACGAAGCGTACAACGATCACA GTGCCTGGAATCTGTTTCTACCGAAGCCGCAGAAAAAGAAGGGTGGCCAGGTTCGTTTCTCCAACGAGCAAACCATGGAACTGGAGAAGATTTTCGAGAATCAAAAGTACCTCTCGCCACCTGAGCGCAAACAGTTGTCTAAGGTCCTAGGGTTAACAGAGCGTCAAGTAAAAACATGGTTCCAAAACCGCAGAGCAAAATGGAGGCGCTTTAAGCAGGAATCACAGGGCGAGAAATCGGAAAGATTAGAAGCTGAAGAAACAAAGGCCATAGAGAAGACTTCTTCGTAA